From Bombyx mori chromosome 27, ASM3026992v2:
agtaatatgcagtaagcaactttttttttttattgcttattgctaaatggttactggagcccataaacatctatggcgtaaatgcgccacccaccttgagacatcagttctaaaaggcctcaagtatagttacaacagctgtcccacccttgaaacccaaacgcattgctgcttcacggcagaaataggcagagtggtggtacctacccgcgcggattcacaatatgtcctaccaccagtaaaaagagcTATTTGGTCGaagcattactgacgtccataaCCGCCGGAAACTGCATTATCATTAGGTGAACCATATGGTCGTCGGTCTACAAGACCAATAAGAGTAAATAGGTAATACAGGACGGGGATGATCCTGGTACCAGATCGAGTCACGTACAGTCCCTAACGTTTGAAGATCGCACAAAAAAAACTCAGATATACTCAATAATAATGCTCATATAGACATAGGTCCCTTCGATTTCATGATTTTACACATGTTGTAAGAAAGCATTCGAGAGGATTACAGTTCCTTTTTGGTAAAATCAtgcacaaaattatttaaataaaatcttgtAGAAGCATCAACTACAGCAAAAATCTTGTTATACCTTGTTTACTGTCACAAATCCATGATACGTTCCGGTTTTAAGAGTGGCATAGCCGTTATATAATAAAACTGGGACTTCCACCTTTTCCATATCTTGTGACGAGAGGCGGTATTCTAGACGGTGCTTATATGttgtgtgtgtctgtgtgtgatGTCCAGTGccattaactttttaatacgaAGTGGACTTTGAACTTGTTCAACaatatcgtgcaataaaaaagcggtcactggagcccaAACAATATATCTCCTTCTAATTCAAATTTCTAGTCCTTGTGCTAGAGTCTACAAGGATCAGTAACCACATTCTGTCACagagttaataaatattttctttgttaCCAGGTTGGTCGTGGTCTATCTCTCAGATATTAGTGCAAAAAAAAACGGTTCATgtgttattcattttaaattatatttatatagctTACCGTAATCTAATTCAAATTCCAAGTTGTAGCGTTAACTCTATTTAAATGGCTCAAATGATTGACTCTACAATTCGAAACGGTCATAAAATCGTAAGAAACTATATTAAAACATGATTTACTAATCAAAAGTAAACAGTGTCGGTAGAGAGATATACAGAATAAACGTGCAGTAAATATTAGAGCTCCGtcaatattatattacaaagtTTATGAAGTCGTAATATAGACACATTTAAAATAAGGTTCCACGAAATTGTGGGAGTACTATTACGGGAAGATATCAATGCAAAATAAAGAAGTGTACAGAAGAAAATTAAGCGCTTACAATTTCTAGAGAACCAAACCATGGTAATATTGAGGTTATTCTTAGTCTATTTGGCCGTGAACTTTGTGGACCTCGTTGGAGAAAAGGCATTCCAGGCATGTCAACAATACGGTCAAACCATGTTGGAGTGCCACAACATTCTATACCCCTCAGCTAGAGTGAGAATTCCAATTGACATTCTCTTATACCCACACATGGTCCTCATTGGGTTTAGAAAGGAAATTCAAGACGCACCAGTCTGGAAATGTGGTGGAACTTTGATCAGCAACACTTGGGTTCTAACAGCAGCTCACTGTGCTGAGGACCCGCATGAAGGACCCGCCAGTGTATTAAGAGTTGGTACAGCGACCTTCGAATTTGATGAAGTGGATGAACTCGCCCAAGAACGAACCGTACTTAAGGTTATCTCCCATCCACAATACGAACCGCCTTCGAAATATAATGATATAGCGCTAATGAAGGCTAATCCTCCCTTCCTATTAACAAGAGATATTAGAATAGCATGCCTCCCATCTGATGATAAGGAGAATTATAAAAGTTTGACTGCAACAGGATTTGGCGTCACTTATTCTGGTGCGATGAAAGGCAGCGAGACTCTCATGAGTGTGGATGTAAGTATAGTCAACCGGAGTTTCTGTAACCAATCGATGAAATACTTGATCAAGAGGAAGATTTTGGCTCGTGGGATAATCGAAACTCAATTATGCGCTGGTGATTTTGAGCACGGCGGTAAAGATACGTGCCAGGGTGATTCGGGCGGCCCTCTCCAAGTAATGGAAGACGGAGTGGACTGTATTCACACGTTCCCTCTGCACACGGTCGTAGGAGTGACGTCTTTCGGACGGGATTGCGGAAGAAAACTGTCTCCGGGAATTTATACTAAAGTATCTGAATACGTCGAATGGATTGAAGGCGTCGTTTGGCCGTGAAGTCAATGTAGAGCGTGCGTTGTAACGAATCGATCTGTAGTGTGAAGTAACGCCGCTACGTTTATCGATAGCTTTAgtgttaattacatattattatgtgtttgAAAAGAgtgtttaaaatgaatattttcttaatgttaaaaatattacaattttttttttttttttttttattgcttatatggatggacgagctcacagccctcctggtgttaagtggttactggagcccatagacatccacaacgtaaatgcgccacccacctcgagatataagttctaagttctcagtatagttacaacggctaccccacccttcgaaccgaaacgcattactgcttcacggcggaaataggcggggtggtggtacctacccgtgcggactcacaagaggtcctaccaccagtgataaaaatatttataaatatatttatgtatatacatagatatagtatttctaaatttgtttaaatataattttataattacccCCATTAAGTTATGTTGTTCCATCCATCTCTCATTCTCTCGGCACCACCCACCCTCTGATGGGAATGAATGAAACGGCATTTAGTCCATCCGTATACAGCTTTGGTTTTGTAAATAAAGGATCAATGAATTCACGGCTCCGTGTGGAACTGGCAGAATCCTTAGACGTGAGGTGTTTAGAAAGCTTCTGTAGCCCCTCAGGTAGATGGAAGTTTTGCCTTGCGGGTATTATCAATATAGAGGCCTGGAATCACTTTGGAATGAAGCACTATATGATTGTGTGCAATCAGGcaatatgtacatatacttaCAGATGTTAATATCGTTATTAAAGAGCGGTTTTATATCCGGATCCTAATCCATTTCAAGCCCAATTTGTAACtatttataagtataaagattgttaatagtataataattctaataaaacATAAGAATCTCGTTAATTGTAACATTGGTTGATTATCAACTGTTTGGtttgttcaaattatttttatctatatatgaatgtcaaaaactttgttttactggtgttaggacgtcttgcgatATTCGtgctgcagtgaagcagtaatgcgtttcggtttgaagggcggggaagccggttgtactgttaaaattgagaccttacaactcatgtctcgaggtgtgtagcatttacgttatagatgtctatgggctccggtaaccacttaataccaagtgggccgtaagcttgtccacctatttaagctataaaaaaacaactattcAAATGCAATCATATACACAGCGTACACAAGCAAAGATaacaaacaatcaaacaaaGCCATTTCCAGATCACGCACAGTGTGAAATCAGGACGAAGCGATTATCCTGGGGGGGGGTGCATTTCTGTGACGTACCAAGGAACATCTGGGGAAGTTTGTGCGAGTTTGGAAATGGGTTGTTTGTAATCTAAGACGACAAATCcgta
This genomic window contains:
- the LOC100301506 gene encoding male reproductive organ serine protease 1 precursor (The RefSeq protein has 2 substitutions compared to this genomic sequence), with the translated sequence MVILRLFLVYLAVNFVDLVGEKAFQACQQYGQTMLECHNILYPSARVKIPIDILLYPHMVLIGFRKEIQDAPVWKCGGTLISNTWVLTAAHCAEDPHEGPASVLRVGTATFEFDEVDELAQERTVLKVISHPQYEPPSKYNDIALMKANPPFLLTRDIRIACLPSDDKENYKSLTATGFGVTYSGAMKGSETLMSVDVSIVNRSFCNQSMKYLIKRKILARGIIETQLCAGDFEHGGKDTCQGDSGGPLQVMEDGVDCIHTFPLHTVVGVTSFGRDCGRKLSPGIYTKVSEYVEWIEGIVWP